In Carassius auratus strain Wakin unplaced genomic scaffold, ASM336829v1 scaf_tig00215205, whole genome shotgun sequence, the genomic stretch CTTCTCATCGAGGTTCCCTTCCACCAACACCTCAAAGAGCGGCTGCATCACCACAAACCCCTGAGGGCCGCAGCGGTCCACTGCCGGCCCGTTCTTCATCATTAGGACCCCTGCCACCAGTGCCTGCCGGAGGGCGTACTGGGCCATTGCCTCAACCTCCAGGATCCCGCAGTGGACCCTTACCACCTCCACCTGGAGGTCGGAGTGGAAGTCTGCCCACACCACCACTTCCAGGAGAACGTAGGGAGTCTTTAACACCCGCTCCAGGAAAGAGACCTGGACCACAAATGACCGAAAGACGAGGTAGCTTTCTGCCGCCCCAACCTGCCGAGGCAGGCCCACCTCCACTACCACCAGGAGTGAGGAGCTCACCCTTACCCCCGCCTCCAAGAGACAATAGTGATTTTTTGCCACCTCCACCACAATCTGATACGCTATTACCTCCTCCCCCGTCTGATTTCTTCCCTCCTCCACCCTGTGACTCGTTTCTTCCTCCTCCACCTGAAGACTTTAATTTTCTGCCTCCACCTCATTCTTTTGACTCCAACTTTCCTCCACGAAGCAATTGCTCTGGGTTTGACCCTCCGGCCCCTCCGATGTCAGCCAAACCCAGTGCAGGCGGACCTCccccgccacctcctcctcctcctccagctcccGTTGCTGCTCCTCCTCCATTGAACTTTGGAAACAACCCCTCATCTCCAAGTGGTCCACCACCTCCAGCATCCAGCAGTGGGGAAGGGGGTAGAGGGGCATTACTTTCCCAGATTCAATCAGGGATGAAGCTCAAGAAAGTGAGTATCTAAACCACCAAAGTTAATAATTAACCATTTAATTGAtccaaaatgacagtaaaggcttttataatgtcacaaaagtttctatttaaatgctgttctttttttctattcattaaagaattgtGAAAAGTTtttgcacaactgttttcaacattgattacaataagaaatgtttctcgggACTGCAGGGATGCATGCTACAAATTTAGCTTTGCcgtcatagaaataaattacattttaaaatacattataacagAAAGATGTTATCTGAATTTGTAATACTATTTCGCGATCATTGCAGATTTTTCCGTatttgtgataaaaaataaatgcagtctaaTATTTTGTTGAAAAGATGAGCTCATTATCATTATCACCCACACACAAGATCTAGGCACGGATAAGGTTCCCATAATGTTAGCTTCTCGTTATGCTTAAAGTATTTcactttatacaaaatatataaagtaatgtCTTTTGCCCAGGTGAGCGCCAACCCAGAACCACCTCCGCCTGCCCTGGATACAGGAGAGGGAATAGTTGGAGCTCTCATGATGGTGATGCAGAAGAGGAGTAAAGTCATCCATTCATCTGGTAACCacccaatcatttttttttttttgtcatttattatagtaataattttCGGTCGGAGTTCATTGTACGAAAGGGAAAATGTAGTaccttttatattaatatttacacaatttattttgtaattaatgcTCAGACAATAAGTTGGTCTGCTGGTATCTTCCATAACTATTAACCTTTAACCCTTTGCCTTATCTACCATATCTTGTAGAAGAGGATGATGAATTTGATGACGACGAGGAGGACGATGAAGAGTGGGATTAATCCTGGTGTAActgaaatactttaaatatatgtaCCTAGGCAGTTTTAGATGTTTTGGAAGGGAGATGTACTGATGTTCTGGCCAACTCAGAAAAATGTGGATAAACGGCCGATATGAAAATTCTATTCCTAAACATATTAAATCAATTACAcagaaataatttgtttaaaatgctaTGGGTGATTTTAGGTGACACAACATTTTATTATACAGGATGAAAAATGGATTTTctttttgagatttgctaaatattacatttatagattacatttattaaattatagtatttttgtTTACCTGAGCATCCAGTGATATCAAAGGTAATTAAAAGGTcatctaatttaaaaaataaagtaaaatattgtaCCGATATATCATGCATATGTTCTCTTTCTAGTCTCAAAGGTTCTCAGTCTCTATGTGTTTATCAGTTGATGTAGATTCTATAACTGATATAATGTGGATCTGTACTGAATGTATTTGCAATATGTAAATATACTCCCATGTGAACTGAAAATGTAATCTATGGCtcacaaattatttattatttattatttctttccaTACAAGGTATCTAAGAGCAAGACACAACATTGTAATTTACAACCACACTATTCTaactattttacaaaaaaaaaaaaaaaaaaaaaaaaagagacaatttttgtgaaatatttccaGTGTTAGATATTATCGGAGTGAACTCATATGACGTTTGTATTTGCTAAAATGGTGATTGCTCAACCAGGCACAAAGTGTGAACTGAAATGAACAACATAAAAGTGTCAGTGTCagtcattttgaatattttaaataaataagacaacATATCGAATTTCTCAATCATGCAAAAAT encodes the following:
- the LOC113093980 gene encoding wiskott-Aldrich syndrome protein-like isoform X2, with the translated sequence MALPSEPNRWTPQQSGVVCFVKDSPLRSFFIRLYDIKAGNLVWEQEIYNQLMYQRTRPFFHTFPGDECQVGLNFADVAEADSFFAVVEEKISQRNNRFDKQQKKGQEHRDHGALPPLPPPNDSGTPTSSSMLPLALSNSQNQPTPSKSKKDKKEKDKKNKKKGFKLLKGAIGAPSGFTHVSHLGMGSNNLDPELMKVLSCAGISEADMNDSETSQLIYEVIERSGGIEAVKKAVNQQEPTRPPVPSGHRGSLPQVPSGSSSTPPPVPQGRMGPLPPVPGQSSGPPSHRGSLPPTPQRAAASPQTPEGRSGPLPARSSSLGPLPPVPAGGRTGPLPQPPGSRSGPLPPPPGGRSGSLPTPPLPGERRESLTPAPGKRPGPQMTERRGSFLPPQPAEAGPPPLPPGVRSSPLPPPPRDNSDFLPPPPQSDTLLPPPPSDFFPPPPCDSFLPPPPEDFNFLPPPHSFDSNFPPRSNCSGFDPPAPPMSAKPSAGGPPPPPPPPPPAPVAAPPPLNFGNNPSSPSGPPPPASSSGEGGRGALLSQIQSGMKLKKVSANPEPPPPALDTGEGIVGALMMVMQKRSKVIHSSEEDDEFDDDEEDDEEWD